The sequence CTCTGCTCAGCCTGCTGGGTATGGGGTGCTATCTTTTCCTGCTGTTTGTTTACTGGCCGATGATCGGGTTCAAATAAAATGAGGCAGGCTCAGGGAGATCCGAGAGGGAACGGACCCCCCTGAGTGCTCAGTGGACGGAAAAATTTGTCTTAAATTTTCCCGCACTACATTCTTACTTTGGATAATTTTAATTGAGCAAAACCTATGCCATTAGCGGCACACCCCATACCCTTTCCACGCAATCGAGGGGATTTCAAAGCATACCCTGAATACGGTATTTTTGAGGCGTCACTGAACATCAAAACTCGATATCAATGTATGAAACACCTGTGTGGTATTGTTGACACAGCAACCACCCCACTCCAATAAGAGGCCTTTTTTCAATCATGACAATTCCAAAAGTGCTGGAAATCCAACCTTTGGTTTTAAAGAAATGCATGGATGCCGGAGAAGATATTTGCCTGGTCGATGTCCGCGAAGCCTGGGAACACTCGCTGGCGGCGATTCCCGGCTCTGAACATATTCCCATAGGCGAACTGGTGGACCGTGTGCAGGAACTGCTTTACGAGGAGAACATCGTGGTGTACTGCCATGTGGGAGAACGGTCTTACCGGGGAGCGATAATCTTAATGGAGTCGGGATTTAAAAACGTGCACAACCTGGTAGGCGGCATCGACGGCTGGTCGCAGGTGGTTGACGCTTCGGTGCCGAGGTATCGAGCTGGGGGTTAAGAGCCTAAATCGTCCTCACTTCCCTTCAATCTTCTCCATCAACACGTCACGCATGGCCTGGGCGGGGGCTTTGTTTCTGGTCCACATTTCGAATTGACCGACCGCCTGGTTGATGAACAATTCCACGCCGGAGATGACCGTGCATCCGGCCTCCCTGGCTTCCTTGAGGAGACGGGTTTCAGGCGGATTGTAAACCGAATCAAACACCACCATCCCCGGTTTTAAATTGCGATTGGAGAACGGCGTTGTATCGACATTGGGGTTCATGCCCACAGGCGAACAGTTGATCACCACATCGTAATCGTGGTCGTCGATATCGCGGATGCTGGCCAGCCGGCAATCCAGCTCTTTTGCCAGCTGTACACCGCGCTCTTTATTTTTGTTGTAGGTCACCGTCAGATTAGCCCCCTTGGCGACCACGCCATAACCGATGGCCTTCGCCGTGCCGCCGGAGCCGATGATCAAAACATTTTTATCTTTTAAATCCAGATGCGTCTCCAACGCCTGAATGGCGCCGCTGCAATCGGTGTTATAACCTTTCCAGCCAGCGTCCTCCTTGACCACCGTATTCACAGCGCCAATTTTTTGCGCCGTTGCATCAACCGCATCGAGAAGAGGCATGATTTTCTCCTTGAACGGCATAGTCACGCTGAGCCCGGAGAAAAACTCTTTGAACTCGTTAAAAAACTTTTCCACATTTTTGACCAGAAACGACACGTAGATGTCGTTCGACCCGATTTCCTGAAAGGCGCGGTTGTGGATCAGATAGCCCATGCTTTTTGACACCGGGTTGCCGATGACTCCGTAAATTTTAAAGTTTTCCCTTG comes from Nitrospinota bacterium and encodes:
- a CDS encoding rhodanese-like domain-containing protein; translated protein: MTIPKVLEIQPLVLKKCMDAGEDICLVDVREAWEHSLAAIPGSEHIPIGELVDRVQELLYEENIVVYCHVGERSYRGAIILMESGFKNVHNLVGGIDGWSQVVDASVPRYRAGG
- the aroE gene encoding shikimate dehydrogenase codes for the protein MICIPIVGPSMQKALEDISAAEKIADIIELRLDLIARFDLPALMQATKLPLIVTNRTKLEGGQFKGSEEERVEILRQAIVAGVDYIDIETSTPKELLQSVLENKSKTQVILSYHNFSNTLEDLEPLYEIMCDLPGDILKIVTYAQDINDNLKMFKLLERARIENRKLIALCMGDNGEISRVLSPLFGGFLTFGSLETGKESAPGQILASTLKNIYRADRPRENFKIYGVIGNPVSKSMGYLIHNRAFQEIGSNDIYVSFLVKNVEKFFNEFKEFFSGLSVTMPFKEKIMPLLDAVDATAQKIGAVNTVVKEDAGWKGYNTDCSGAIQALETHLDLKDKNVLIIGSGGTAKAIGYGVVAKGANLTVTYNKNKERGVQLAKELDCRLASIRDIDDHDYDVVINCSPVGMNPNVDTTPFSNRNLKPGMVVFDSVYNPPETRLLKEAREAGCTVISGVELFINQAVGQFEMWTRNKAPAQAMRDVLMEKIEGK